DNA sequence from the Candidatus Rhodoblastus alkanivorans genome:
GACGGCGACGAGTGGGTCGGGTCGACGTCGTTCGCGTTTTGGTTTCGGCTTGGCTCGATCGGTCGGCCGCGCTTGACCGTCCTTCCAGGCAATGCGTAAGCCTGACAGGAATTGCTCGATGGGCAAAGGGGCCGTCTTCTCCTGCGCGGGCGCTGAAACATCGGCCAATTCGACGAGGCGACTTTGGCAAGCGCGGATTTCGCGCAAGAGCGCGATCGGGTCGAGACCGCGATATGTCACCTGCAACCGTTCGCGCGCGGTTTCAGGCAGGCGGGCGTCGGCGAGCAGGCGTTGGTGTGGGGTCGTTGGCGCGTCATAGCGTTTGCGCACGTGCGCGCCATCGCGCTCTTTGCTCAGCAATTTGAACGAGGGCTGGAAGAAGTTCACGAACAACCGGGACGCGCGATAGAGCTGCGCCAACGCCGCGGCCGCCGTCAGCCCTTCAAACCGTCGATAGCCGACCATCCGGCGAACGATGGCCCCGTTCTTCTGCTCGACGAAGGCTTGGTCGTTCTTTTTATATGGTCGGCATCGCGTGAACACGACGCCGGCCTCTTCGCAATAGGTCTTGATGGTCTCGTTCAGGAAAACCGTGTCGTTGTCCGTGTCGAAGCCAAGCAACGCGAAAGGCAGCTGCTTGCGCAATTCGGTCAAGACTTCGCGCAACAAATGTTGCTCGCGCACAAGCAGCGGGGCGCATTCCGTCCAGCCGGTCGCTACATCGGTGAGAACGAAGGTGTAAAGAAACCCGCCGCGCGGAGAGGGTCCGCTATGGGCGACGAGATCGGCTTCGACGAAGCCCGGCTGCGGGTCTTGCCAGTCGGC
Encoded proteins:
- a CDS encoding transposase family protein, whose translation is MRRMSMATRREMTAAVAQRYSKADRAEKTRLLDEFVLVSGYHRKHAMRLLRASKEERPAVRRALRRVYDEPARSALIVLWEASDRVCGKRLKPLLPLLIEAMERHGHLSPAPEITSKILAMSAATIDRSLRPVREKSRLGVARRQASSALRRSVAVRTFADWQDPQPGFVEADLVAHSGPSPRGGFLYTFVLTDVATGWTECAPLLVREQHLLREVLTELRKQLPFALLGFDTDNDTVFLNETIKTYCEEAGVVFTRCRPYKKNDQAFVEQKNGAIVRRMVGYRRFEGLTAAAALAQLYRASRLFVNFFQPSFKLLSKERDGAHVRKRYDAPTTPHQRLLADARLPETARERLQVTYRGLDPIALLREIRACQSRLVELADVSAPAQEKTAPLPIEQFLSGLRIAWKDGQARPTDRAKPKPKRERRRPDPLVAVTTQLRAWFLAEPWRSGSELLAKLQAEYPGDYPACLLRTLQRRLKVWRSERAHDLVFGSARTPPLDVPEDRGS